One Lysinibacillus sp. OF-1 DNA segment encodes these proteins:
- a CDS encoding glutathione peroxidase: MSIYDINVTLEDGTVYSLERYKGKPLLIVNTASKCGFTPQFEELEGLYEKYQEEGLVVLGFPSNQFKQELATAEEAASQCRLTYGVTFPMHEIVKVNGKEAHPIFDYLTSHSKGFLGSSVKWNFTKFLVNRNGEVVGRYASADKPSSFEDDIQKVLEQ, from the coding sequence ATGAGCATTTATGATATTAACGTAACTTTAGAAGATGGTACTGTCTATAGCCTCGAACGTTATAAGGGAAAGCCTTTGCTAATTGTCAATACAGCCTCCAAATGTGGGTTTACACCGCAATTTGAAGAATTAGAAGGTCTTTATGAAAAATATCAGGAGGAAGGTCTTGTGGTACTTGGTTTCCCTTCAAATCAATTTAAACAAGAGCTAGCGACTGCTGAAGAAGCTGCATCACAGTGTCGTCTGACATATGGAGTGACTTTCCCGATGCATGAGATAGTTAAGGTAAATGGAAAAGAAGCACATCCTATTTTCGATTATCTAACTTCTCACTCCAAAGGATTTTTAGGCAGTAGCGTGAAGTGGAATTTTACAAAATTCCTTGTAAATCGCAATGGTGAGGTTGTAGGGCGCTACGCCTCAGCAGATAAGCCAAGTAGCTTTGAGGACGATATTCAAAAGGTTTTAGAACAATAG
- a CDS encoding ABC transporter ATP-binding protein has product MTPLLKVQNVGKTYGKGANTFTALSNISFEVEKGEFVGVMGPSGAGKSTLLNVLATIDTPTTGEIIIGNTNLARMKDAELADFRRDNLGFIFQDYNLLDSLTVRENIVLPLAIAKMPTKAINARVERIAALFGISDLLDKYPYQISGGQKQRTASSRALVTEPKLIFADEPTGALDSKSATDLLESLSDLNQSQAATIMMVTHDAFAASFCQRILFIQDGQLSKEIQRGTLTRKQFFQEILQVLSSIGGGVNDVI; this is encoded by the coding sequence ATGACGCCATTATTAAAGGTACAAAACGTTGGAAAAACTTACGGCAAAGGCGCAAATACTTTTACAGCGCTATCGAATATATCATTTGAAGTAGAAAAAGGAGAGTTTGTTGGTGTAATGGGTCCTTCTGGAGCCGGGAAATCTACCCTTTTAAATGTATTAGCAACGATTGATACGCCAACGACTGGTGAAATAATTATTGGGAATACTAATTTAGCACGTATGAAAGATGCCGAATTAGCGGATTTTCGTCGCGATAATTTAGGATTTATTTTTCAAGATTATAATTTACTCGATTCTTTGACAGTGCGAGAAAATATTGTTTTACCACTAGCTATTGCGAAGATGCCAACAAAGGCTATCAACGCAAGGGTTGAGCGGATTGCTGCATTATTTGGTATAAGTGACTTGCTTGATAAATATCCTTATCAAATTTCAGGAGGACAAAAGCAGCGTACTGCGTCGTCACGAGCATTAGTGACAGAGCCAAAGCTAATCTTTGCGGATGAGCCTACAGGTGCACTTGATTCAAAATCTGCAACAGATTTACTAGAAAGCTTAAGCGATCTAAACCAATCTCAAGCCGCAACGATTATGATGGTTACCCATGATGCTTTTGCAGCTAGCTTCTGCCAGCGGATACTATTTATTCAAGATGGACAGCTTTCTAAGGAAATTCAACGTGGGACTCTAACAAGGAAGCAATTTTTCCAAGAGATCTTGCAGGTGCTGTCTAGCATCGGGGGTGGAGTAAATGACGTTATTTAG
- a CDS encoding ABC transporter permease, translated as MTLFSLARKNIQRNLSNYFLYIASMVFSIVIYFTFVTLKYNDDLSALKQSSQQIKGLMSASSVVLLFFIVIFMAYSNSFFMKKRKKEVALYSLLGVRKQKIGLMLFFENLVIGLVSLILGIILGFFMSQGLLMILVRLMGYEVVGSLTFSMEALINTTGIFTLLFLFTSLQGYRVIYQFKLIDLFHADKQGEQIPRASLVAALLGTALIAFGYYTAASDMFTSEIWKFFTMLGTPLMVIGVTIAGTYLLFHSVSVFVLTALKKATSWSWKGLNLIGVSQLLYRIRANAKSLSIIAILSATTITAGGGVFGMYYNAEASVRQMLPNTFMWKGETVEFSQEDVLYNEAVAVKNLRVDNEFSFFEYTLLKESDYNRLAKLQGKDEELHIADGSTVLLDAAYDERFSHDFTGEDFKLQNGDSFHVEKMYKESVLNFIAAGTVLVVNDQEFATTNAEELIMQVVGLDNDLKQQNVSQDIYKQLPTEQQETFSSVPQSYEDGLATVGALLFVGSFLGLVFLAATGSIIYFKILTEAEEDQAKYAILNKIGVNSKQILKTVAGQVAVIFSAPLIVGIVHSAFALLAFSQLFGMNITKPVMLWIVAYSAIYFIYYIFTVRSFYKIVRQGN; from the coding sequence ATGACGTTATTTAGTTTAGCGCGCAAAAATATTCAACGCAATTTGTCGAATTACTTTTTATATATTGCCTCGATGGTATTTAGTATCGTTATTTACTTTACATTTGTGACGCTCAAATATAATGATGATCTTTCGGCCTTAAAACAATCATCACAACAAATAAAGGGATTGATGAGTGCATCGTCAGTAGTGCTATTATTCTTTATTGTCATCTTTATGGCCTATTCCAATTCATTTTTTATGAAGAAGCGGAAAAAGGAAGTAGCCCTCTATTCATTGCTAGGTGTGCGTAAGCAAAAAATTGGCTTAATGCTCTTTTTTGAGAATTTAGTTATAGGACTTGTTTCTCTAATACTTGGTATCATTCTAGGGTTCTTTATGTCACAAGGGCTGTTAATGATCTTAGTACGCTTAATGGGCTATGAAGTGGTTGGTAGTCTGACATTTTCGATGGAGGCATTAATTAATACGACTGGCATATTTACACTACTGTTTTTATTCACATCATTGCAAGGCTATCGTGTTATTTATCAATTTAAGCTAATTGATTTATTTCACGCTGACAAACAGGGTGAGCAAATTCCACGTGCCTCTTTAGTAGCTGCTTTACTCGGTACTGCGCTAATTGCATTTGGATATTATACAGCTGCCTCTGATATGTTTACGAGTGAAATATGGAAATTCTTCACTATGTTAGGTACGCCATTAATGGTCATAGGTGTAACGATTGCAGGAACATATCTTTTATTCCATAGTGTGAGTGTTTTTGTGTTAACAGCATTAAAAAAAGCCACATCATGGTCATGGAAAGGCTTAAATTTAATCGGTGTTTCTCAGTTATTATATCGTATTCGAGCTAATGCTAAATCGCTGTCGATCATTGCAATTTTAAGTGCAACAACGATTACAGCAGGTGGCGGTGTCTTCGGCATGTATTACAATGCAGAAGCAAGTGTGCGTCAGATGCTGCCAAATACATTTATGTGGAAAGGCGAGACGGTAGAATTTTCTCAAGAAGATGTCTTATATAATGAAGCAGTGGCTGTGAAAAATTTACGTGTTGATAATGAATTCTCGTTTTTCGAATATACATTATTGAAGGAATCTGATTATAATCGTTTAGCGAAATTACAAGGTAAGGATGAAGAACTGCACATTGCAGATGGCTCTACAGTTTTACTTGATGCAGCCTATGATGAACGATTTTCACATGATTTTACGGGTGAGGACTTTAAGCTACAAAACGGAGATTCCTTCCATGTAGAGAAAATGTACAAGGAAAGCGTGCTAAACTTTATAGCAGCGGGAACAGTACTCGTTGTGAATGATCAGGAATTTGCGACTACAAATGCCGAAGAGCTCATCATGCAGGTTGTTGGATTGGACAATGATTTGAAACAACAGAACGTTTCACAAGATATTTATAAACAATTACCTACTGAACAACAAGAAACTTTCTCTAGTGTTCCACAAAGCTATGAGGATGGTTTAGCAACAGTTGGTGCACTATTGTTTGTGGGAAGCTTCTTAGGTCTCGTTTTCCTAGCGGCAACAGGCAGTATTATCTATTTCAAAATTTTAACGGAAGCTGAGGAAGATCAGGCGAAATACGCTATATTAAATAAAATTGGTGTGAATAGTAAGCAAATTTTAAAGACAGTTGCAGGACAGGTGGCTGTGATCTTTAGTGCTCCACTTATCGTCGGCATTGTGCATAGTGCTTTTGCGTTACTAGCATTTTCACAGCTATTTGGTATGAATATTACAAAGCCAGTTATGTTGTGGATTGTTGCATATTCAGCTATTTACTTTATTTATTATATCTTTACCGTGCGTTCGTTCTATAAAATAGTGAGACAGGGGAATTAA
- a CDS encoding YxeA family protein, with translation MKKVFFGIGALFILFVAGLVVLMTVDFNRLNKDTYYVHITAEGEVEEYKVDSGEIFKMYWYELPAYNKNGEEKTLKFSAHKNLRQDAYLKLYVKKETEVSSFDEVKFHELPAKVQDQVK, from the coding sequence ATGAAAAAAGTATTTTTCGGAATAGGTGCATTGTTCATCTTATTCGTGGCAGGATTGGTTGTATTGATGACTGTAGACTTTAATCGGTTAAATAAAGACACATACTATGTCCATATTACAGCTGAGGGAGAAGTAGAGGAGTATAAGGTTGATAGCGGTGAAATCTTTAAAATGTACTGGTACGAGCTACCTGCTTACAATAAAAATGGCGAAGAAAAAACATTAAAGTTTTCAGCACACAAAAATTTACGCCAGGATGCTTATTTAAAGCTTTACGTGAAAAAGGAAACGGAAGTCTCTTCATTTGATGAAGTAAAATTCCACGAGTTACCTGCAAAAGTGCAAGATCAAGTGAAATAG
- a CDS encoding sensor histidine kinase encodes MKWKLTARFLLSVLSIVIIVIFVNTAILVGLLTYRLATDSDGASATKEENFVREFQKYIEIKNGVPSISADGLEHLHLRNAWIQLLDVNGQVIDAHFVPEKALSHYTPIDLIQVYKYKEFDSNTTVYIGNKDDFSYLIGIQGSGVTRYVMHFSGTSILQFIGKFGLFIVIADLLVATLVGWLFGRTLTKPLYAMIERIHHLKDHKHSSDKAPGGVYKPVFENLNEVSLELAAHEQERKRLEVMREEWISNVSHDMKTPLASIRGYAELLNDEKLPLSEQTEYAKIIEKQSLHMQDLLDDLNLTMRLRHQRLPLTLKKVNMVPFIREIVIDTLNTPQYELANLEFETATEDSLHQIDEHFMRRAIMNFLHNAILHNTPDVSVLVSVDEDSITISDNGRGIAAEDLEHIFERYYRGTNTEKTTGTGLGTAIARDIIEAHGGTVSISSEEGKGTSVNIYLKRNTQ; translated from the coding sequence ATGAAGTGGAAATTAACAGCGCGCTTCCTCCTTTCTGTACTTTCTATTGTCATCATCGTTATTTTCGTCAATACTGCCATTCTAGTAGGTCTGCTCACTTATCGGTTAGCTACTGATTCTGATGGTGCTTCTGCAACTAAAGAAGAAAACTTTGTACGCGAATTCCAAAAATATATCGAAATTAAAAATGGGGTTCCCTCAATAAGTGCAGATGGGCTTGAACATTTGCATCTGCGAAATGCTTGGATTCAATTACTTGATGTAAATGGTCAAGTTATTGACGCCCATTTTGTACCAGAAAAAGCACTCTCGCACTATACACCCATCGACTTAATTCAGGTATATAAATATAAAGAATTTGATTCTAATACTACGGTTTATATTGGCAATAAGGATGATTTTAGTTATTTAATTGGCATTCAAGGTAGTGGTGTTACAAGATATGTTATGCATTTTTCTGGCACATCAATCTTACAGTTTATCGGGAAATTCGGCTTGTTCATCGTTATTGCGGACTTGTTAGTAGCAACATTGGTAGGCTGGCTTTTTGGGCGCACATTAACGAAGCCTCTTTATGCGATGATTGAACGAATTCACCATTTAAAAGATCATAAGCATTCGTCCGACAAAGCGCCTGGAGGAGTTTACAAGCCTGTTTTTGAAAATCTAAATGAAGTATCACTAGAACTAGCTGCCCATGAACAAGAGAGAAAGAGACTAGAAGTTATGCGTGAGGAATGGATTAGTAATGTTTCACACGATATGAAAACACCACTTGCCTCTATTCGTGGCTATGCAGAGCTATTGAATGATGAAAAATTGCCACTTAGTGAGCAAACTGAGTACGCAAAAATTATAGAAAAACAATCATTGCATATGCAAGATCTATTAGATGATTTAAATTTAACGATGCGTTTAAGACATCAACGGCTTCCTCTCACATTAAAAAAAGTGAATATGGTGCCATTTATTCGTGAAATTGTAATCGATACATTGAATACACCACAATATGAGCTTGCTAATCTTGAGTTTGAGACAGCCACCGAGGACAGTCTGCATCAAATTGACGAGCACTTTATGCGCAGAGCTATTATGAACTTTTTACACAATGCCATCCTCCATAATACTCCTGATGTTTCCGTACTTGTATCAGTTGATGAAGATTCTATTACGATTTCCGATAATGGTAGAGGCATCGCAGCAGAGGATCTGGAACATATTTTTGAACGCTATTACCGAGGTACAAATACGGAAAAAACAACTGGCACTGGTTTAGGTACAGCTATTGCTAGAGATATTATCGAGGCCCATGGAGGAACCGTAAGTATCAGCTCTGAAGAAGGGAAAGGTACAAGCGTTAACATTTATTTAAAAAGGAATACGCAATAA
- a CDS encoding response regulator transcription factor yields MQEPTILVVDDEADLANLLKVSLQKEGYKQIYTAGSIHDAWTSFQLTKPDIVLLDVMLPDGEGYDLCRRIREVSHVPVLFMSAKNEEIDKILGLAIGGDDYITKPFSPKEVAYRVKAQLRRAGYQTQDTAPSLTKKALQHGPFQLNTDETEVHKDGVLLELTAKEIGLMACFMHNPNRILSKETLFERVWGEDFFGSDNTVMVHIRRLREKIEQDASKPLYITTVKGLGYKFVVPKEAQG; encoded by the coding sequence GTGCAAGAACCAACTATATTAGTAGTGGATGATGAGGCTGATTTAGCTAATCTGTTAAAAGTAAGCTTACAAAAAGAGGGCTACAAACAAATTTATACAGCTGGCTCCATTCATGATGCTTGGACAAGCTTTCAACTAACAAAACCAGATATTGTACTGCTAGATGTCATGCTTCCAGATGGTGAGGGCTACGATTTATGTAGACGTATCCGTGAAGTCTCACATGTGCCTGTACTTTTCATGTCTGCTAAAAACGAGGAAATTGATAAAATTTTAGGGCTAGCCATTGGTGGAGACGATTACATTACTAAGCCTTTTAGCCCTAAAGAGGTTGCCTATCGTGTAAAGGCCCAATTACGAAGAGCTGGCTACCAAACTCAAGATACTGCTCCGAGCCTTACCAAGAAAGCACTACAGCATGGACCATTCCAGCTGAATACCGATGAAACTGAAGTTCATAAAGATGGCGTTTTATTGGAGTTAACGGCAAAGGAAATTGGTTTAATGGCGTGCTTTATGCACAATCCTAATCGAATTTTAAGTAAAGAAACGCTGTTCGAACGTGTCTGGGGAGAGGACTTTTTCGGTTCAGATAATACCGTCATGGTGCATATCCGCCGTTTGCGTGAAAAAATCGAACAGGATGCCTCAAAACCTCTGTATATCACCACTGTTAAAGGGCTTGGTTATAAATTCGTCGTACCAAAAGAGGCACAAGGATGA
- a CDS encoding PH domain-containing protein — MFKKIAADALGLSDIGVVVPQVDYDKTDADDFILHEIDEKIYFLIKTKADEYCFTNRAIIHVDGESAMSKKRLLRRYDYSMYAITDVFLETAGTIDLDVEIKFTIGNSPLSIDIHKRFIDDIKDLYKALHAISYEQKHNAYKLEVAEKSLNIASSSLGRMGNDNISPSTSFEEITRFASTWMIDHKEKYKKEDFSHIFDLYMNN; from the coding sequence GTGTTCAAAAAAATAGCAGCAGATGCACTTGGACTTTCAGATATTGGAGTAGTTGTGCCACAAGTGGATTATGATAAAACAGATGCAGATGATTTTATCCTACATGAAATTGACGAAAAAATATATTTTTTAATTAAAACGAAGGCAGACGAGTACTGCTTTACGAATCGTGCCATTATTCATGTAGATGGCGAGAGTGCTATGAGTAAAAAGAGATTATTGCGACGCTATGACTATTCTATGTATGCCATTACAGATGTTTTTCTAGAAACAGCAGGAACAATTGACCTTGATGTCGAAATTAAGTTTACAATTGGTAATTCTCCACTATCCATCGACATCCATAAACGCTTTATTGATGATATTAAAGACCTCTATAAAGCACTGCATGCTATTAGCTATGAGCAAAAACACAATGCCTATAAGCTAGAGGTAGCAGAAAAAAGCTTAAACATTGCTTCTTCATCACTTGGACGGATGGGCAATGATAACATCTCTCCATCTACGTCATTCGAGGAAATCACACGCTTTGCGAGTACTTGGATGATCGACCATAAAGAAAAGTACAAAAAAGAAGACTTCTCACATATTTTTGATTTATACATGAACAATTGA
- a CDS encoding acetamidase/formamidase family protein, producing the protein MTNELHVLEKEGLENDDFIQQSQAAETLFVNEFIDGILDPSKKMLGPVKDGGTIIANTAPGCWGPMLTPTIRGGHEVTKPVFVEGAEVGDAIAIKIKSIQVTSLATSSGYDEAIIDRFIGDPFVSVKCPGCGKLHPSTIVKGIGPQAIRCSTCDTETAPFKMINGYTMALDQKGQMGVTVGREGARRIAVDAKNYMRTPENSVQNPVVALAPSDLVGVMARMRPFLGQLGTTPSKAMPDSHNAGDFGSFLIGAPHEYAFTQDELDLHRTDGHMDISRVREGATIICPVKVPGGGVYIGDMHAMQGDGEIAGHTTDVAGIVQLQVSVLKKVALEGPVLLPNEEDLPYTAKPFTKEEKRRARELAEEFGVKQVEEAFPVSMIGSGKTLNEATDNAVQRAAKLFEMSEPEVLNRATITGSIEIGRHPGVVTATFQVPKTILKKVRIYKTVKKQYD; encoded by the coding sequence ATGACAAACGAATTGCATGTGCTTGAAAAGGAAGGCTTAGAAAATGATGACTTTATACAGCAATCGCAAGCCGCTGAGACATTGTTCGTAAATGAGTTCATTGATGGAATTTTAGATCCCTCAAAGAAGATGTTAGGGCCCGTTAAAGACGGTGGAACGATCATTGCCAATACAGCACCTGGATGCTGGGGACCAATGCTTACACCTACTATTCGTGGAGGACACGAAGTAACGAAGCCTGTTTTTGTAGAAGGCGCTGAGGTGGGCGACGCCATCGCCATTAAAATTAAATCTATTCAGGTCACATCTCTGGCAACCTCGTCAGGTTACGATGAGGCGATTATAGATCGATTCATTGGCGACCCGTTCGTTTCTGTCAAATGCCCAGGTTGTGGCAAGTTACATCCAAGCACAATTGTCAAAGGGATAGGTCCACAAGCGATTCGCTGTTCAACCTGTGATACAGAAACGGCACCATTTAAAATGATAAACGGCTATACAATGGCCCTTGATCAAAAAGGCCAAATGGGTGTCACTGTTGGAAGAGAGGGTGCTCGCCGTATCGCAGTTGATGCTAAAAATTACATGAGAACACCTGAAAATTCTGTACAAAATCCAGTTGTTGCATTAGCACCAAGCGACCTAGTAGGTGTAATGGCGAGAATGCGACCTTTTTTAGGACAGCTTGGCACAACCCCTTCAAAAGCAATGCCGGATTCTCATAATGCTGGTGATTTTGGTTCGTTCTTAATTGGAGCACCGCATGAATATGCCTTTACACAAGATGAATTGGATTTACATCGTACCGATGGTCATATGGATATAAGTAGAGTACGCGAAGGGGCAACGATTATTTGTCCTGTAAAGGTTCCAGGTGGCGGTGTCTATATTGGGGATATGCATGCTATGCAGGGAGATGGGGAGATTGCAGGGCATACAACAGATGTAGCTGGTATTGTACAGCTACAAGTTAGTGTCTTGAAAAAAGTAGCATTGGAAGGCCCAGTGTTATTACCAAACGAAGAAGATTTACCTTATACAGCAAAGCCCTTTACGAAGGAAGAAAAGCGCCGTGCACGAGAGCTAGCAGAGGAGTTCGGTGTGAAACAGGTAGAGGAAGCATTCCCTGTATCTATGATTGGTTCTGGAAAAACGCTAAATGAGGCTACGGATAATGCAGTCCAGAGAGCTGCAAAGTTATTTGAGATGAGTGAGCCAGAAGTATTAAATAGAGCGACGATAACAGGTTCCATTGAAATTGGACGTCATCCAGGAGTTGTCACAGCAACCTTCCAAGTACCTAAAACGATATTGAAAAAGGTACGAATTTATAAGACAGTGAAAAAGCAATATGATTAA
- a CDS encoding HPP family protein, whose product MTEFFGVENKIEKKNSIKPFILKMRGGGHAPSRTNFADAITGAIGGLICIFVLLWLTNFTEAPWLMASLGGSCVLVFVVWNAPLSQPRNIIGGHFISAFIGLAMYALLGSSMLSISLGVGLTIFFMAFLGIIHPPAGANPIIIILGGYGWSYLVTPVLIGAVIIVFFGLLINNLREKRKYPLFW is encoded by the coding sequence ATGACAGAGTTTTTTGGTGTGGAAAATAAAATAGAGAAAAAGAATAGTATAAAACCTTTTATATTAAAAATGAGAGGAGGGGGACATGCCCCCTCTCGAACAAATTTTGCTGATGCCATCACGGGAGCAATAGGCGGCTTAATATGTATTTTTGTTTTGCTATGGCTAACAAATTTTACAGAGGCACCTTGGCTAATGGCTTCACTTGGTGGTAGCTGTGTACTTGTATTTGTCGTCTGGAATGCACCGTTATCTCAGCCTCGAAATATTATTGGCGGCCATTTCATTTCCGCCTTTATTGGTTTGGCTATGTATGCACTATTAGGCTCGAGTATGCTGTCTATTAGTTTAGGCGTAGGGCTAACAATATTTTTTATGGCCTTCCTGGGCATTATCCATCCGCCGGCAGGTGCCAATCCTATAATTATTATTTTAGGAGGCTATGGTTGGAGTTATTTAGTAACACCTGTGTTAATTGGAGCTGTCATTATTGTATTTTTCGGATTGTTGATAAATAATTTACGTGAAAAAAGAAAATATCCACTATTTTGGTGA
- a CDS encoding M20 family metallopeptidase — translation MSKTLSGIELIQESIETNQALYIETSQAIHANPEIGNQEFFASQKHVEILTNAGFKVDTAVAGHETSFYAVKDSGKPGSTIAFLAEYDALPGLGHACGHNIIGTTSVAAGIALSKTLDETGGSVVVLGTPAEEGGPNGSAKGSFVAHGYLKEVDVALMIHPAGKTSLTSETLAVDPLDFHFYGKAAHASGAPEEGINALDAVIQLFVGINALRQQLPTDVRIHGIITHGGDAPNIIPEYAAARFFIRADSWKKTEEVSVKVRAIAEGAALATGATVKIERFQNEVKDFVLNPVLDNILQEELEALGEKVWTIRGQGKGSTDAGNISYEVPTAHPYIKIGPDDLIGHTNEFREAAKSPEGDAALIKGAKALASAGYRLLKDSDLLSEIKASFETAKAQKENF, via the coding sequence ATGAGCAAAACTTTATCGGGAATTGAACTAATCCAGGAATCCATTGAAACAAATCAAGCATTGTATATTGAAACTAGCCAGGCAATCCATGCCAATCCAGAAATAGGGAATCAGGAGTTTTTCGCAAGTCAAAAGCATGTAGAAATCTTGACGAATGCAGGATTTAAAGTAGACACAGCCGTTGCTGGACATGAAACCTCCTTTTATGCAGTGAAAGACAGTGGAAAACCTGGTTCAACAATTGCCTTTCTTGCTGAATATGACGCTCTTCCAGGTTTAGGGCATGCCTGTGGTCATAATATTATCGGAACAACGAGTGTCGCAGCCGGAATTGCTCTTTCTAAAACATTAGATGAAACCGGTGGAAGTGTCGTCGTCTTAGGAACACCTGCTGAAGAGGGTGGTCCAAACGGCAGTGCAAAGGGAAGCTTTGTAGCACATGGCTATTTAAAGGAAGTAGATGTCGCTTTAATGATTCATCCAGCAGGAAAAACATCTCTAACAAGCGAAACACTTGCCGTTGATCCACTTGATTTTCATTTTTACGGGAAAGCCGCACATGCATCAGGGGCTCCTGAGGAAGGAATTAATGCATTAGATGCAGTGATCCAGCTTTTTGTTGGGATTAATGCTCTACGCCAGCAGCTTCCTACAGATGTTCGAATTCATGGAATTATTACACATGGTGGGGATGCACCAAACATTATTCCTGAATATGCAGCAGCAAGATTCTTCATTCGTGCGGATTCATGGAAAAAAACAGAGGAGGTATCAGTAAAGGTACGTGCAATTGCTGAAGGTGCTGCACTAGCAACCGGGGCAACGGTAAAAATTGAACGATTCCAAAATGAAGTAAAGGATTTTGTGCTAAATCCTGTACTAGATAATATTTTACAAGAGGAGTTAGAGGCTTTAGGAGAAAAGGTTTGGACAATTCGAGGACAAGGCAAAGGTTCAACAGATGCTGGGAATATTAGCTACGAGGTTCCAACAGCACATCCATATATAAAAATTGGCCCAGACGATCTAATTGGGCATACAAATGAATTTAGAGAAGCTGCTAAATCCCCTGAAGGTGATGCAGCTTTAATAAAAGGAGCAAAAGCACTTGCTTCAGCTGGCTATCGCTTATTAAAAGATAGTGATCTTTTAAGTGAAATAAAAGCTTCTTTTGAGACAGCGAAGGCACAGAAAGAAAACTTCTAA
- a CDS encoding MetQ/NlpA family ABC transporter substrate-binding protein encodes MKKWFSILLVLTAVLALAACGSDSATDNAKKEEKVKIGVTGTDGEVWPILKEKAKKEGIEIELVEFSDYTLPNQALANKEIDINSFQHIAFLTQFTKENNVDLVPIGATVIAPMGIYSEKVKDVNEIKKGDKIAIPDDPSNQARALRLLESAGLIKLADDFGLFGDPSKIVDNPKDLDILPIVAQQTPRVLPDVVASVINNGVAGQAGFDPVKDPIYLEDANDPNALPYVNIFAARADDQDNKTYQRIVELYHEEDVMKAVEAETNGGSIVVDLSKDELIKQSKGL; translated from the coding sequence ATGAAAAAGTGGTTTAGTATTTTATTAGTTTTAACAGCCGTATTAGCATTGGCTGCCTGTGGGTCTGATTCAGCTACAGATAATGCTAAAAAAGAAGAAAAGGTAAAGATTGGTGTAACTGGAACAGATGGTGAAGTATGGCCGATTTTAAAAGAGAAAGCTAAAAAGGAAGGGATTGAAATTGAGCTTGTTGAGTTCTCTGACTATACATTGCCGAATCAGGCATTAGCAAATAAAGAAATTGATATTAATTCCTTTCAGCATATCGCGTTTCTAACACAATTTACTAAAGAAAATAATGTCGATTTAGTTCCAATTGGTGCTACTGTTATTGCTCCAATGGGAATATATTCAGAGAAAGTGAAGGATGTTAACGAAATTAAAAAAGGTGACAAAATTGCTATCCCTGATGACCCTTCCAACCAGGCTCGTGCATTAAGATTATTAGAATCAGCTGGCTTAATTAAATTGGCAGATGATTTTGGTCTCTTCGGTGACCCAAGTAAAATCGTCGACAACCCGAAAGATTTAGACATTTTACCGATTGTAGCTCAACAAACACCACGTGTATTACCAGATGTAGTTGCATCCGTTATTAATAATGGAGTTGCTGGACAAGCTGGGTTTGATCCCGTAAAGGACCCCATTTATCTTGAAGATGCCAACGATCCAAACGCCTTACCTTATGTGAACATTTTTGCTGCACGAGCAGATGATCAAGATAATAAAACATATCAGAGAATTGTCGAGCTGTATCATGAGGAAGACGTAATGAAGGCAGTCGAGGCAGAAACAAATGGAGGATCTATTGTTGTTGATTTATCAAAAGATGAGTTAATAAAACAAAGCAAAGGACTATAG